A stretch of Candidatus Vicinibacter affinis DNA encodes these proteins:
- a CDS encoding FAD-dependent oxidoreductase yields the protein MSFTVDFSIHHSKIRDVTAIRDAIKSASAKHLEKDFNYRIIRRNIDARQKNVEYVLKAEIFEAGELIEKVNVLDLFHELKATKEVYIIGAGPCGYFAALQLIRHGIKPILLERGKDVRDRRRDLKAIQQFGIVNEDSNYCFGEGGAGTYSDGKLYTRATKRGDINYVLQLLVAHGASEDILVDVHPHIGSNKLPDIISEIRKTIERHGGEVRFNSRLTDILIEENKVTGLKLGSDMIPCHQIILATGHSARDIYKILHEKNVFIVVKPFAVGFRIEHPQSLIDEIQYHCVTRPDTLPASSYNLACQVGDKGVFSFCMCPGGLIIPASTSPGEIVVNGMSLSRRDSPYANSGLVTSVDQKDFSTFSKHGPLQGMYFQENIERDFFKAGDGTQKAPAQRLQDFLTGRISQSLPDSSYIPGILNSRVDQLFPKDIYQRLRTGLQQFGKKMPQYLSDEAVVVGSESRTSAPVRIPRDKETCMHPQVHGLYPGGEGAGYAGGILSAAMDGIRIADAIFQQFQVDKNQ from the coding sequence ATGTCCTTTACCGTAGATTTTTCAATACATCATTCCAAAATTCGGGATGTGACGGCTATTCGCGATGCCATTAAAAGTGCTAGTGCCAAACATCTTGAAAAAGATTTTAATTATCGGATTATTCGTCGAAACATTGATGCGAGACAGAAAAATGTTGAGTATGTCCTTAAGGCAGAAATTTTCGAAGCGGGAGAATTGATTGAAAAAGTAAATGTATTGGACTTGTTCCACGAACTGAAAGCTACCAAAGAAGTTTATATAATTGGAGCAGGACCATGTGGATATTTTGCCGCATTGCAACTGATCCGTCATGGAATTAAGCCAATTCTTTTGGAGCGAGGAAAGGATGTCAGAGATAGAAGACGCGATTTGAAAGCCATTCAACAGTTTGGGATTGTTAATGAAGATTCCAATTATTGTTTCGGTGAAGGTGGGGCGGGAACTTATTCTGACGGAAAACTTTATACCAGAGCGACCAAAAGAGGAGACATAAATTATGTTCTGCAATTATTGGTTGCGCATGGTGCCAGCGAGGATATTTTGGTGGATGTACATCCTCATATAGGTTCCAATAAATTGCCTGATATCATTTCTGAAATTCGAAAAACGATCGAAAGACATGGAGGCGAAGTAAGATTTAATTCAAGACTTACCGATATATTGATAGAGGAAAATAAGGTGACGGGTTTGAAGTTGGGATCCGATATGATTCCATGCCACCAAATAATTTTGGCAACCGGACATTCTGCCAGAGACATTTACAAAATACTGCATGAGAAAAATGTTTTCATTGTAGTAAAGCCATTTGCAGTTGGATTTCGAATTGAGCATCCGCAATCATTAATTGATGAAATTCAATATCACTGTGTGACCAGGCCTGATACCTTGCCGGCATCCAGTTATAACCTGGCATGTCAGGTAGGAGATAAGGGAGTTTTTTCTTTTTGTATGTGTCCCGGAGGATTGATCATTCCTGCCTCAACCTCACCGGGAGAAATTGTAGTCAATGGAATGTCTTTGTCAAGAAGAGATTCTCCATATGCCAACAGTGGATTGGTTACTTCTGTCGATCAAAAGGATTTTAGCACTTTTTCAAAACATGGACCTTTGCAGGGGATGTATTTCCAAGAAAATATTGAGCGTGATTTTTTTAAAGCCGGAGATGGAACACAGAAAGCGCCCGCACAAAGATTACAGGATTTTCTTACAGGAAGGATAAGTCAGAGTTTGCCGGACAGCAGCTATATTCCGGGGATCCTGAATTCAAGAGTAGATCAATTATTTCCAAAGGATATTTATCAACGTTTGAGAACAGGTCTCCAACAGTTTGGAAAAAAAATGCCGCAATATTTAAGCGATGAAGCTGTGGTGGTAGGCAGTGAATCAAGAACAAGTGCCCCGGTGCGAATACCTAGAGACAAAGAAACATGCATGCATCCTCAGGTCCATGGTTTGTATCCGGGAGGTGAAGGAGCAGGCTACGCCGGTGGAATCTTGTCTGCTGCTATGGATGGAATCAGAATTGCGGATGCAATTTTTCAGCAATTTCAAGTTGATAAAAATCAGTAA
- a CDS encoding acyl-CoA carboxylase subunit beta → MSRKIEQLLEKNKEALLGGGQNRIDAQHQKKKLTARERIHLLLDPGSFEELGKLVTHRCSDFGMENQIYYGDGVITGYGSIENRLVYVYAQDFTVFGGSLSETHAEKICKIMDMALRNGAPVIGLNDSGGARIQEGVRSLGGYADIFYRNVRTSGVIPQISAIMGPCAGGAVYSPAMTDFIIMVEHTSYMFVTGPNVVKTVTNEEVSSEELGGAHTHATKSGVTQLTAENDVECILKIRRLLGYVPQNCEEKPIDIPYVPSNELLENISELIPNNANQPYDIKDIIHKIVDHESFFEIHDLFAQNIVVGFARLAGKSIGIVANQPMVLAGCLDVNASKKAARFVRFCDCFNIPLLVLEDVPGFLPGTDQEWNGIISNGAKLLYAFSEATVPRITLITRKAYGGAYDVMNSKHIGADFNFAWPSAEIAVMGAKGASEIIFKKEIDQSDNPAATIHEKELEYAEKFANPYSVASRGFIDEVILPEDSRRKLIRAFASLENKVDKLPRKKHGNIPL, encoded by the coding sequence ATGTCCCGAAAAATTGAACAACTTTTAGAAAAAAACAAGGAGGCCCTTTTGGGCGGTGGTCAGAACCGAATTGATGCCCAGCATCAGAAAAAGAAACTCACCGCGCGAGAAAGAATTCATCTGCTGCTTGATCCCGGAAGTTTTGAAGAATTGGGGAAGCTGGTTACTCATAGATGTTCCGATTTTGGCATGGAGAACCAAATCTATTATGGAGATGGAGTAATTACCGGATATGGCTCTATAGAAAACCGATTGGTGTATGTATATGCACAGGACTTTACTGTATTTGGCGGATCTCTTTCTGAAACACATGCGGAAAAGATTTGTAAGATCATGGATATGGCCTTACGAAACGGAGCGCCGGTAATTGGGTTAAATGATTCCGGTGGTGCACGAATTCAGGAGGGCGTTCGATCTTTGGGTGGCTATGCCGACATATTCTATCGAAATGTCAGAACATCCGGGGTGATACCTCAAATTTCAGCCATTATGGGACCTTGTGCTGGTGGAGCTGTTTATTCACCTGCCATGACTGATTTTATCATCATGGTTGAACATACTTCCTACATGTTCGTAACCGGCCCAAACGTGGTTAAAACAGTAACCAATGAAGAAGTCAGCTCTGAAGAATTGGGTGGTGCACATACGCATGCTACAAAATCAGGAGTTACCCAACTTACTGCTGAGAATGATGTCGAATGCATTCTTAAAATACGCCGCCTGCTTGGTTATGTACCCCAAAATTGTGAAGAAAAACCTATCGACATACCTTATGTTCCATCCAATGAATTACTCGAAAACATAAGCGAACTGATCCCCAACAATGCCAACCAACCTTACGACATAAAAGATATTATTCATAAAATTGTCGATCATGAATCTTTCTTCGAAATTCATGATTTGTTTGCACAAAACATCGTCGTTGGATTTGCCAGACTTGCAGGAAAATCAATCGGCATTGTAGCGAATCAACCCATGGTACTGGCAGGTTGTCTGGATGTGAATGCCTCAAAAAAAGCAGCACGGTTTGTTAGATTTTGTGATTGCTTCAATATTCCTTTGCTTGTTTTGGAAGATGTGCCTGGGTTTTTACCCGGCACAGATCAGGAGTGGAATGGAATCATCAGTAATGGAGCCAAGCTCTTATATGCATTTAGTGAAGCTACTGTGCCAAGAATTACACTCATCACCCGGAAAGCATACGGAGGCGCCTACGATGTAATGAACTCCAAGCACATTGGTGCGGATTTTAATTTTGCATGGCCATCTGCTGAAATTGCAGTTATGGGTGCTAAAGGCGCCAGCGAAATTATCTTTAAAAAAGAAATAGACCAGTCCGATAATCCGGCAGCCACCATTCATGAGAAGGAATTGGAGTATGCTGAAAAATTTGCAAATCCCTATTCAGTTGCTTCAAGAGGATTTATTGATGAGGTCATACTTCCGGAAGACAGCCGAAGAAAACTCATCAGGGCATTTGCCTCTTTGGAAAACAAAGTAGATAAACTTCCCAGGAAAAAGCACGGAAATATTCCACTGTAA
- a CDS encoding histidine kinase codes for MLWFCSLFFSTILVVHFPQSAYAQVSPYKNYTVADGLLSNKVFAICQDSTGYMYFATDRGVSVFNGHTFKNFTVKEGMPTNIIYGLYKDKWNRVWAQNTSDQLIAFKDGKIEKNYLLESECRQLNILEGKSGIYVIDNLGILYKEIKNKIVKIDFNEYLENKIFNNFIPLNDDLCLIISNDKLRLYSITENGDLLFLNDIRPNKYKLSNYKSFYAYKTNNYIYMYANDANKILIISLKSNQIISSINLNKLLSENNIIYLPTVKNNQLYIESSNKYITIDSSAIVESNSYNTQRNIEYTRNFKDRNNNLWIGSNFSGVFLNTFNKNEIKSKYLNNKYGRFCKINGYKNNIFVGTTKGILYKFQNNELIQIANLGLDPIHSIDINDSSLIVANTLNVFEIQTKTGLINKDYFSKFNKSEQNKLIFNYPLQKNICKYISRDKDYIYISRLNDFIAINNSSNELQFHFLSNGFTNHISSTNNHVYFSINNSLYVLHKPLKGSDKKQINIPNSLIITDLDVLGNNLIISTNNDDLIHFDSNLIIDQKIQTNTRINNLFINNENKIILSTINGITFLDPKNKFLNINSLSSQDGLNDRNIVDIYSNSNKIYAISNSYFSSLIYTNYKADPFLNLKINLCHNSDCYSGKIVSISRSNTSFKIILEPFEYNSLEQKKYHYSIEGLQNNWNSTANPEINFNLSKPGTYIFRCKLENYKGQISPNESTMQIMILPKWYETVVARILGIIFMVSLLSGIIQFVLKRKKKTEKAKLLADMQISDVKLESLRAQMNPHFVFNAMGSIQNLIQNDQKALADEYLSRFSKLLRLYLESSKNEDILLKDEIQLISKYLEIEKLRFKNRLDFSIEVRPNDLDTSTIKIPSLLLQPIIENALGHGLFHKENGGFISILIEEKAEKLKITIEDNGIGRKKAAQIKSQKPATHISRGLEMMFDRINLVNKKGHFYVTLEYLDLTEQSNPVGTRVILNIK; via the coding sequence ATGCTTTGGTTTTGCTCACTTTTTTTTTCAACCATTTTAGTTGTACACTTTCCACAATCGGCTTATGCCCAGGTGAGTCCTTATAAGAATTACACTGTCGCCGATGGGTTATTGTCCAATAAAGTATTTGCCATTTGCCAAGATTCCACGGGTTACATGTATTTTGCTACAGACAGGGGTGTCTCTGTTTTCAATGGCCATACTTTTAAAAACTTTACGGTTAAAGAAGGGATGCCTACCAATATAATTTATGGTCTTTATAAAGATAAATGGAATAGAGTATGGGCTCAAAACACTTCGGATCAGTTAATTGCATTTAAGGATGGAAAGATTGAAAAAAATTATCTTCTTGAAAGTGAATGTCGGCAATTAAATATTTTAGAAGGAAAATCTGGAATATATGTAATTGATAATCTTGGAATATTGTATAAAGAAATTAAAAACAAAATAGTAAAGATAGATTTTAATGAGTACTTAGAAAATAAAATTTTCAATAACTTCATTCCGTTAAATGATGATTTATGTCTAATTATTTCAAACGACAAACTAAGGCTATATTCTATTACTGAAAATGGTGATTTACTATTTTTAAATGACATCAGACCAAATAAATACAAATTATCAAATTATAAATCATTTTACGCTTATAAAACAAATAATTATATATATATGTATGCCAATGATGCAAATAAAATATTAATTATTTCTCTTAAATCAAATCAAATTATTTCAAGCATCAATTTAAATAAACTATTATCCGAAAACAACATCATCTATCTTCCAACAGTAAAGAATAACCAATTGTATATTGAAAGTTCTAATAAATATATTACTATTGACTCAAGTGCTATTGTAGAATCAAATTCATATAACACCCAAAGAAATATTGAGTACACAAGAAATTTTAAAGATAGAAATAACAACCTATGGATAGGCTCTAATTTTAGTGGTGTATTTTTGAACACTTTTAATAAAAATGAAATTAAAAGTAAATATTTAAATAATAAATATGGGAGATTCTGTAAAATAAATGGATACAAGAACAACATCTTTGTTGGCACAACAAAAGGCATACTATATAAATTTCAAAATAACGAGTTAATACAAATAGCAAATCTAGGTTTAGACCCAATCCACAGTATTGATATTAATGATTCATCTTTAATCGTTGCCAACACTCTAAATGTTTTTGAAATTCAGACAAAAACTGGCTTAATTAATAAAGATTATTTTTCAAAATTTAATAAATCTGAACAAAATAAGTTGATTTTTAATTACCCATTACAAAAAAATATCTGTAAATATATTTCTCGAGACAAAGACTACATATACATTTCAAGACTTAATGATTTTATTGCAATTAATAATTCATCAAATGAATTGCAATTTCATTTTTTATCAAACGGATTTACAAATCATATTTCCTCAACAAATAACCATGTTTACTTTTCAATAAATAATTCGTTATACGTTTTACATAAACCACTCAAAGGATCTGACAAGAAACAAATAAATATTCCAAATTCATTAATAATTACAGACTTAGATGTATTGGGAAATAATTTAATAATTAGTACAAACAATGATGACCTAATTCACTTCGACTCAAATTTAATTATTGATCAAAAAATCCAAACAAATACACGTATAAATAATTTATTCATAAATAATGAAAATAAAATTATTTTATCAACAATTAATGGAATCACCTTTTTAGACCCAAAAAATAAATTCTTAAACATTAATTCACTTTCCAGCCAAGACGGATTAAACGACCGTAATATTGTAGACATATATTCTAATTCAAATAAAATATATGCAATTTCGAATTCGTATTTTTCATCATTAATTTACACTAATTACAAAGCTGATCCATTTTTGAATTTGAAAATTAACTTGTGTCATAATTCTGATTGCTATTCAGGAAAAATAGTTTCAATATCAAGAAGTAACACAAGTTTCAAAATAATTCTTGAGCCTTTCGAATATAATAGTCTTGAACAAAAAAAATACCATTATTCCATAGAGGGACTACAAAACAACTGGAATTCAACAGCTAATCCAGAAATAAATTTCAACTTAAGCAAACCTGGCACTTATATCTTTAGATGCAAACTTGAAAATTACAAAGGGCAGATATCTCCGAATGAGTCTACCATGCAAATTATGATTTTGCCTAAATGGTATGAAACAGTGGTTGCAAGGATTCTGGGAATTATTTTTATGGTATCGCTATTGAGCGGCATCATACAATTCGTTCTTAAAAGAAAAAAGAAAACTGAGAAAGCAAAGCTATTGGCAGACATGCAAATTTCAGATGTAAAACTGGAGTCTTTAAGAGCACAAATGAATCCACATTTCGTTTTCAATGCAATGGGGTCCATACAGAATTTGATACAAAATGATCAAAAGGCTCTGGCTGATGAATACCTGAGCAGATTTTCAAAATTGTTGAGGCTTTATCTGGAATCTTCCAAAAATGAAGACATTCTGCTAAAAGATGAAATTCAATTAATAAGTAAATATCTGGAAATTGAAAAATTGCGATTTAAGAATAGGCTGGATTTCAGCATAGAGGTGCGCCCAAATGACCTGGACACCTCCACAATAAAAATCCCATCTCTGCTATTGCAACCAATTATTGAAAATGCCCTGGGACATGGGTTATTTCATAAAGAAAATGGTGGATTTATTTCTATCCTAATTGAAGAAAAAGCAGAAAAACTTAAAATCACCATTGAAGACAATGGAATCGGTAGAAAAAAAGCAGCCCAAATTAAAAGCCAAAAACCTGCTACGCACATTTCCAGGGGTCTAGAGATGATGTTTGACCGGATCAATCTGGTTAATAAAAAGGGCCATTTTTACGTTACTTTAGAGTACTTAGACTTGACAGAACAATCTAATCCTGTAGGAACCAGGGTGATATTAAATATAAAATAA
- a CDS encoding response regulator transcription factor produces METVTAILVDDEQDALAILEEKITSLFPNIQILDKVQTTRDAYVQILSKQPDLVFMDISMPGESGLELLKRLPKHNFELIFVTSLDQHAIDAIRLCAVGFIVKPISNAEIVHAINAALEKVYLKFEHNRIQNLLRNLSLPISQNHNIAISMKEGAHFVRVGDIVRCEGWAGYTKVVCANGKTLISSQNIGEFKSMLEKYNFYEVHKSHLINVKLIEFVGRNGEEIRLYDGTTIPISRRIRTNLLEVISKRII; encoded by the coding sequence ATGGAAACCGTAACAGCCATATTAGTTGACGATGAACAAGATGCACTGGCTATTCTGGAAGAAAAAATAACTAGCCTGTTTCCCAACATTCAAATTTTGGATAAAGTCCAAACTACCCGTGATGCTTATGTGCAGATTTTGTCAAAGCAGCCGGATTTAGTTTTTATGGATATTTCAATGCCCGGGGAGAGTGGTTTGGAATTGCTCAAAAGATTGCCCAAACACAATTTCGAATTGATATTTGTTACCAGTCTGGACCAGCATGCCATCGATGCCATCCGTTTGTGTGCAGTTGGGTTCATAGTAAAACCCATTAGCAATGCTGAGATCGTTCATGCCATTAATGCCGCCCTTGAAAAAGTCTACCTGAAATTTGAACACAACCGTATCCAGAATCTATTACGCAATTTATCGCTTCCCATTAGCCAAAATCACAACATTGCCATTTCAATGAAGGAGGGGGCACATTTTGTCAGAGTAGGCGACATTGTTCGGTGTGAGGGTTGGGCCGGGTATACCAAGGTGGTTTGTGCAAATGGCAAAACCTTGATCAGTTCCCAAAATATAGGGGAGTTCAAAAGTATGCTGGAAAAATATAATTTCTACGAGGTGCACAAATCTCATCTAATCAATGTAAAACTGATTGAATTTGTAGGTAGGAACGGAGAAGAAATAAGGCTTTATGACGGAACAACCATTCCAATCTCCAGAAGAATCAGAACGAATTTACTGGAAGTTATTTCAAAAAGGATAATTTGA